The Roseococcus microcysteis genome contains a region encoding:
- a CDS encoding P-loop NTPase family protein, producing MMAAAHGWELREGPALRGLPEAPTRGIALDMADALGEEASLFHLINACAEAGLPLLMAGRAAPSRWGVALPDLRSRLAATAVAMTNEPSDALLDALFAKHLADRQLFLDPGLGARLRLHLPRSAAAMEEAVARLDRATLGTHARPTLRSALAALAPMLDDDDGFETAPPDHLRDHARLL from the coding sequence ATGATGGCGGCCGCCCATGGCTGGGAGCTGCGCGAGGGACCGGCCCTGCGCGGCCTGCCCGAGGCGCCCACCCGCGGCATCGCGCTGGACATGGCCGATGCCCTGGGCGAGGAGGCGTCCCTGTTCCACCTGATCAACGCCTGCGCCGAGGCCGGCCTGCCCTTGCTGATGGCCGGTCGCGCCGCGCCCTCGCGCTGGGGTGTGGCGCTGCCCGATCTGCGCTCGCGCCTCGCCGCCACGGCGGTCGCGATGACCAACGAACCCTCCGACGCCCTGCTGGACGCGCTTTTCGCCAAGCACCTTGCCGACCGGCAGCTGTTCCTCGACCCGGGGCTGGGCGCGCGGCTGCGGCTGCACCTGCCGCGCAGCGCGGCCGCGATGGAGGAGGCCGTGGCGCGGCTCGACAGGGCCACGCTCGGCACCCATGCCCGGCCCACGCTGCGCTCCGCTTTGGCCGCCCTTGCGCCCATGCTCGATGATGATGATGGTTTTGAGACAGCGCCGCCGGACCACCTGCGCGACCATGCCCGGTTGCTGTAG
- a CDS encoding AI-2E family transporter, producing MPPDMVTRLPPLPAPPPGRGRVPPTGPSRRQRLALLAGVGLALLLGLWMFSAILTPFVLAACIAYFLDPLASRMARLGMPRWLSAILLVTMLLLLGLLAVLLLYPLILAQIGVLLTRLPGYIATINAALRDFLLALEEAAGPEMVDARLRELIISQAGTMVGWLGTSATRLLGQGMALFHVFTLAVVTPVVSFYLLRDWPGIMGRLERWLPRRSAPTVLQLARDVDRVLSAWLRGQLLCCLALGAFYAITLSAVGLELGLMVGLVSGLLSFIPYVGSLTGFALSVLLAIGQWGDWNGVILVVGIFVLGQVLEGYVIYPRLLGDRVELHAVWVIFALFAGGVAFGFLGVLLAVPIAAAVGVLARYWLRRYLDSPVYLDPPRPGDGP from the coding sequence ATGCCGCCCGACATGGTGACGCGCCTGCCGCCCCTTCCCGCCCCGCCACCCGGACGGGGCCGCGTGCCGCCCACGGGCCCGAGCCGCCGCCAGCGCCTGGCGCTGCTGGCGGGGGTGGGCCTCGCGCTGCTGCTGGGGCTGTGGATGTTCTCGGCCATCCTGACGCCCTTCGTGCTGGCCGCCTGCATCGCCTATTTCCTCGACCCCCTGGCCAGCCGCATGGCGCGGCTGGGCATGCCGCGCTGGCTTTCGGCCATCCTGCTGGTCACGATGCTGCTGCTGCTGGGGCTGCTGGCGGTGCTGCTGCTCTACCCCCTCATCCTGGCGCAGATCGGCGTGCTGCTGACGCGCCTGCCCGGCTACATCGCCACCATCAACGCGGCCCTGCGCGACTTCCTGCTGGCGCTGGAGGAAGCGGCCGGGCCCGAGATGGTGGATGCGCGGCTGCGCGAACTCATCATCAGCCAGGCGGGGACCATGGTGGGCTGGCTCGGCACCTCGGCCACGCGGCTGCTGGGCCAGGGCATGGCGCTGTTCCACGTCTTCACCCTGGCGGTGGTGACGCCGGTGGTCAGCTTCTATCTGCTGCGCGACTGGCCGGGCATCATGGGAAGGCTGGAACGCTGGCTGCCCCGGCGCTCCGCCCCCACCGTGCTGCAGCTGGCGCGCGACGTGGACCGGGTGCTGTCCGCCTGGCTGCGCGGCCAGCTGCTGTGCTGCCTGGCGCTGGGGGCCTTCTACGCCATCACCCTTTCGGCCGTGGGGCTGGAGCTGGGGCTGATGGTGGGCCTCGTCTCGGGCCTGCTCTCCTTCATTCCCTATGTGGGATCGCTCACCGGCTTCGCGCTTTCCGTGCTGCTGGCCATCGGGCAATGGGGCGACTGGAACGGCGTGATCCTGGTGGTGGGCATCTTCGTGCTCGGCCAAGTGCTGGAAGGCTATGTCATCTACCCCCGCCTGCTGGGCGACAGGGTGGAGCTGCATGCCGTCTGGGTGATCTTCGCCCTGTTCGCGGGCGGCGTGGCCTTCGGCTTCCTGGGCGTGCTGCTGGCCGTGCCCATCGCCGCCGCGGTGGGCGTGCTGGCGCGCTACTGGCTGCGCCGCTACCTGGACAGCCCGGTCTATCTCGACCCGCCGCGGCCGGGGGATGGGCCGTGA
- a CDS encoding CDP-alcohol phosphatidyltransferase family protein yields MAAGEPDPGSTPPGAPAPGPTHDLLTLPNIITFVRLLAVPATIWLILQKRLDLAFLVFMAAGLSDALDGWLARVLNARSQIGALLDPVADKALLVSVYVTLAAIQVLPDWLAILVVFRDVLIVGGLLLLWMVGQRPVIQPILVSKVNTALQIGLAALALFTAGLGPAMPLALEVLIWLVAATTLASGIAYVIGAARRLKGLG; encoded by the coding sequence TTGGCGGCAGGTGAGCCTGACCCCGGCTCGACCCCACCCGGCGCGCCCGCGCCGGGCCCCACGCATGACCTGCTGACGCTTCCCAACATCATCACCTTCGTGCGGCTGCTGGCCGTGCCGGCCACCATCTGGCTGATCCTGCAGAAGCGGCTGGACCTCGCCTTCCTCGTTTTCATGGCGGCGGGGCTGTCGGATGCGCTGGATGGCTGGCTCGCGCGGGTGCTGAACGCGCGTTCGCAGATCGGCGCGCTGCTCGATCCGGTGGCGGACAAGGCGCTGCTGGTCTCGGTCTATGTGACGCTGGCCGCCATCCAGGTGCTGCCCGACTGGCTGGCCATCCTGGTGGTGTTCCGCGACGTGCTGATCGTGGGCGGGCTGCTGCTGCTCTGGATGGTGGGGCAGCGGCCCGTGATACAGCCTATCCTGGTTTCCAAGGTGAACACCGCGCTGCAGATCGGCCTCGCGGCGCTGGCGCTGTTCACGGCGGGCTTGGGCCCCGCCATGCCGCTGGCGCTGGAGGTGCTGATCTGGCTGGTCGCGGCCACGACGCTGGCCTCCGGCATCGCCTATGTGATCGGCGCCGCGCGGCGCCTGAAGGGCCTCGGCTGA